The Verrucomicrobiota bacterium DNA segment AAGACCAATCAGCTTGTATAGTTTGCCTTCGGAAACATCGGTAATGCGCACGTAGAGCCGCAACTGCTTCAGGTAATTGGCTTTTTGCAGGGTATATTTGCGGACTTCCGGTTGGGCATTCGCTGTTCCGTCAGTCAGAGGCAAGCCAATCTCCTGTTCCCAAAACGTGCTGGCTTTTATAATATTAAACGCAATCGGTTTGCTGCTGATCTCTTTTTGCCATTGCGGCACCTTGACGGTAACGGTCAAACGGTAATTGCCCTGCTTTTCAAGATCAAAATAGGGGCTAATATCCACATGCTTATTCGCGCGTTGGGATGATTCGACCATAAACAGGCCCTTCACCGGCACCTGCCCATTGCGCGCGGCCAACTGGCCATCCCGAGTCTCCACATAAAACGTCAACCAAGCATCATCTTCGCCCAATTGAAGTGACTGTCCAGACGTATTGCTGATGCGAACAACGACAGGAATGCCCTCGCCAGGCAGGAATTGCTCCTGTGCAATAGCGACTTCCACCGCAACTTGTGCCGATGCCAACCATTGACTCACCAACAGCGCGGCAACACCGAAACTCAATATTCTCATGGCTTCAGTCTAAACCTCCGCGAATAAATCGCAAGCGACAAAACATGCGGGTGATGAGGCAAGTTGACTCAGGATGCCGCAAAAGCAATCGGGACAACAACCTGGAGACGCCGTTCGCCTCCACTCGCCAAAGGAGTCGTAGTGAGCAAGGCACTCAGGGATCACCTCTGAACCGTGACCGAAATATCCCTGCTGAACCCTTGCTTATCCTTGGTATCTGGCAACTTCTGCCAATGCAGGTTACCGGTGTTTAAGTTGCTAACCAGGATCCGTCCCAGGATCATTCCCTTAGTGCTATACAACGATTGATACACAACCAAATCGCCATTCGTGGAAATCCCGGTGCTCTGACTTACGACTGTTTTATCCGCTAACTTCCCGCTTACGGTCGTGCTTCCTGTCGGCAGAACTTTAACCGTCAAGGTCCCGAGATTGGTATTGACCAGTGAGTAGGTGCCTTGGAATTGATTAGTTTTGACGGTCAGCCATTGTTGATCGGCCAGCAGTTCGGACTCCCATCCGTTCGTCACACCAACGGCACCCTTTATTCCCATGGCACCAGTTTCTAAAGCCAATTTCACTTGCAGCCCCGCTTGTTTCCCACGCAGAACAGTGCATACAGTTTGTCCGTTCAGATTAAAAGCACCCGCGAACGGATAGGTTGTTCCCTGATGCAGGAGTTGCCCAGTGAACGTCCCCTTATCCGTTAAAGATAGTTTCACCGCGCCGGAATTAGTGAAATCCACATTGGCGTAGTCCACCCCCCCATTGGTGGTAACCGGGAAAAATGATCCCAGATAATCCCCCTTGCGCGGGATGAATAGATTGGTCACAAAATTAGCTGTCAACGTCAGGTTGGAGACCATCTGGAAAGTGCATGCCGGCTTGATGGTTGCCACCGTTACGGCTCCGGTGCCCGCTTGTGCAACCCAATTTGAAAAGAGCCAGTTTTTACCGGGCAAAGCAGTCATGCTATTAAACTTTCCGATTTCCAATTTTTTACCATTCAGATTTGGCGAAACTGTGCCAGTCCCATTGGCGGTTACCGTGAGGACATTGGTAATGGCATTGAAAATAGAAAACTGCAGACCATTGTAATTACCTGAGCGATCAAACACATACACAACCACAGTATTTGTGCCGGCCATCGGCCCGAACTGCAAACTCCAGTTAGTCGTTCCAGTGGCCAGAGTCAAGGGATATTTGCCATTAATCAGGTACCACACATCACCCACTCCGCCAGCATCGTTTGCAGTCCCGCTGACAGTCACCAAGTTGGTGCTAACGCGCGCGCCATTTGCCGGCGATTTAATGAACATGGTTGGTCTGCTGTTTTCAGCCGATTTTAGTACAATATTTATCGTGTCGCTTGTTGCATTACCAAGGGTGTCCCAAGCTTTTACCCTGATGGAATTCGTCCCTGGCATGAGGGTTTCATGGCAATTCAAAAGGAACGTGTTACTTCCAGTTACATTCAAATTGGTAAACAGGTAATAGCCAATACTGGCGGACACTTCAACCATATACACGCCATGATCACCCCGCCCGGTATCCGTGACCGTACCGGACAACGTAATATCGCTCCGGGTCACTGTTTGCATGTTGGTATAACCATTGATGGTAATCAAAGGACCTTGGGTGTCTGACATTACCAACAGGGTCACCACCGAGCTGGTCACCGATCCGTAAGCATTGTAAACCACCGCCCACAAACTGCCATTGTAACCTGAACTGACATTGGTAGGGGCATATATCTGATTGGTTGAAACCGGCAAATTCCCGCCACCGGAAGCACTGCGCCAATACCATTGATAAGTCAGCGGCGCAGCTCCCGTTGCCACCACGCTAAAGTGGGCAGTCTCTCCCTGCCACACAGTAACATTGGTCGGCTGGCTGGTGATAATCGGAGGCGGTATGGGATTAACCGTCAAGGTCGCCACCGCGCTGGTCACTGCCCCATAAGGATTGGAAACCAAAGCCCACAAACTACCAGCGTAATTCAGGGGAACGTTGTTAATAACCAACGTCGCATTAGTCCAATTGGTCGAAGTCCCAATGCCGCCCGTACCCTGCCAGTACCATTGATAGGTCAGCGGCCCGGCACCCGTTACCGCAACGTTGAAGTTGGCAGTATCGCCCTGCCAGATGGTGAGGTTGGTCGGTTGGCTGGTGATGGCGGGCGGCGGCAATGGCGTTACGATCAAGGACGCCACCGCGCTGGTCACCACTCCGTAAGCATTGGTAACGACAACCCACACACTGCCAGCATAACCCAGGGAGGTATTGGTGAAAACCAACGTCTGATTGGTCCAATTGGGCGAACTACCACTGCCACTCGTACCCTGCCAGTGCCATTGATAAGCCAGCGGTGCCGCACCGGTTGCCGTAACGCTGAAGCTGGCGGTATCGTTCTGCCAGACAGTAAGATTGGCCGGCTGGCTGGTGATGGAAGGCGCTGGACTAGCAGCCTGGAAAATCACATAATTCGTTCCCTCGACATAGATCAGGCCCCTTCTTGATGGGCCGCCATTAGAGGCGACAGAATAGGCAACGGTATCACTATTCGTTCCACTCGCCCCAGCGGTAATGGTCACCCAATTCGTGCAGGTCGGGTCAACGACTGCCACCCAACTGCAACCGCTTGTAGTCGTCACGATAACACTGCCAGTCTGCGCGTTATAGGAAAGGTTTGTTTGATTGGCACTGAGCGTGTAATCGCAAGGTGCTTTATAATTTTGCGGGTTGATATGCCCCTTCTGCATGGTCTTTGGAAACAGGCCGATACCATTGGGAGAAGCGGAAAAGTGCTCAAAACTCACAGAATAACCACCGTCCGCCGGGAAACCCGTCGGCAACGTCACCACCAAGGTCCCCAAGAGGTTGGTCCCTGCCGCCAGACCAGGCACGGAATTGGCGGCATCCACCCATACCGCGCCATAACCTGACGCATCCGTATATTCATACATAGCAGGAGCCAATAATCCAGTGGCGGCAAATTGGAATTGAGGCGGCTGGGACAACTCGGGAGTGCCGCTGAATGGTTTGACTAACGCATTCATCATAATATGGCGCACCGGCAATACTCCATTGACCACCACATAGATTGGAATGGATACCGTGGCGCCACCCGCCACGGAATCACCTGCCACGACTTCCACTGATTCATTCCCCGTAAGTTGCAGGGTCTGTTGCGGCGCATGTTGTGGCATTTTGGCAAAAGCATTGGTGGGAAAAGTAGGCTTCACCAAGGCATTGGATACTAGAATAGATTGCCGGATTCCGTTGCTCCAAAAACGCGCCACCCAACCGACATTGGGGTCCAGAGACCGGCGCAAAGTAACGTAAATATCATCCACATCAATGAAACCATCGCCAGTCAGTATGCCGTCAATTACGATATTCGTTGCGGCGAGCGCCGCAGGATTAACATGTCCATTGGAAGAATCCATCGCATCAAAAAAATCACTACCGGGCACCGGCCGATTCAGATTATGCCCGGGCGGATTCATCGCCGCCATAAAGGTTTGATGGACATCATCCATGGTCAATCGCCGATCACCAAAATCCCCCGCATTAAACCACCGGAAATTCGAAATGTCCCCCACGATATAGTCCTGGATACCCATTGTAATCTCTTTGACCGAATTAATGACCCCCTCGTGGAGCGCACCGTTGGTGGGAGCGATGATGTCGAACCCGGTATTCCAATCGGATGAAGCAGAGGCATTGAGAACCTGAATTTGATAGGCAGCAGTAGAAAGAGCATTCGTGGGAATTTGAAACGTGAAACTGCCCAATATGATTTTACCATCTTTCTTTTCAAACAAATTGATACGCGCTCCTGAATAGGTAATCAAATCCTGTTGAAAGGTGTTGTACAAGTTGGTGAAAGTGCGCGTTTCCAACCAAGCCACAGCCAACAGATTTGAATTATAACCGGTCGGATTGAGCGCGACGTCGTGCAGAACGAATTGAGGAACAATGGTGCGATAACGTTCAGCGCCATTGATGATAACCTTCTCAAGCAAACAGGAATTGAAGTTCAGGTTGGAACTCACAGCGGGAGTACTCCCGTTCGCATTGGTGATGGCCAGATCAAACCCAAGCGAGTAAACGGCGGGGGTGCCAGCCAGCGATAGCGTCACAGGAACTTGGAATAACTGTCCCGGCGCTCCAATAAAGACGCTTGAGGCCTCGCCGGAGGCAAAACCAAAACTGATTTGATTACCGGAAGCACGGGTGGCATCAAAGGTCTTGGTCACAATGTCGCTGGGCAGGTAAATATCGTTCGTGGCGGCCAGCGATACCCGTTTAAACCCGCGAATTTTAAAGGTAAGCGATTGATTGGTCCCCATGTTTAACGTAAGGGCTTGCCTGATATCACGCAGGTAGAAGTTATTCGTTGTTTCGCCAAACACCGGTTCCTGTCCATTCACCGTGTAAAAGATCTGAGCACCAGCGGTCTGATTAGTCACAGTAAAATAGGCGGCGTTATCACCAATAATGGTGGGGGCGGCCACTTGGAATATGATACGAGCTTGCACCACCGCACTGGGCAGACGGCCCACGGAGACGCATCGGGCTTTCAGGATCACATCCGGATAGGGAGGCGGGCGCAGCAAGGGAGAGGGTGCCGTCGAGGCATCAACATCCAAATCCGGAGCCGGTGTGCCAATTGCCGGCGGGGCGGGGTCTGGAATACTGGTGGTGTCAAAGGGATCCGAAGGCGTCGGGCCAACGGTGTAATAGGCGTTCACATCCGCTTGCTTCTGGATGGCAATAATTTCATCATCATCATTGTTCAAAACGACGCTGGTGAAGGTGAATAAAATAATTTTTCCGGCGGCAGTATAACGCACAAATCCGATGGTCGGAGCCGGAGCGGGCGGCTGTGCAGCCATCATTTGAATGCGTCGAATCGCATTATTGGCTCGATCCGCGACCAGTACGCCGCCATTCAGAGTGTCCTTGGAAAGCCCGGATGGCGAGCTGAACCGAGCGGCGGTCAAGGCACCATTGACCAAACCGGATTGTCCCGCCGCCCCAGCCAAGGTGCGAACCGAGTACGCACCCAGATTGGCATCCCACACCACTTGCCGAATTGTGTTATTCTTCTTATCACTCACCAGAAGTCCCGTGACCCCTCCCATCCACAATAAACCACTGGGAGCACTAAAGGTGGCATTGGTGGCATACTCTGAATCATTGGCACCGGAAATTCCCACCTGACCGGCGATCAGATCAACACTTGTGGTGGTGATATTGGTGCCGGTGCCCGTGGTATGAATGACACGAATCACGTTATTCAAGGTGTCGGCCACCCAGATATCACCATTGTTGCCGACCGCCACCGCGCTCGGGCGGAATAAACCCGTCGCCAAAGTTTTAATGTTCCCGTCCACCATCAGCACGCGAATCGCCCCATGGCCTGAGTCGGCAATAAAGATATTGGTATCGTTATCCACCGCCAAGCCCGATGGCGCATTCAAATACGTCAGCATGGCCGTATTGGTTATGGCGAGGTGATTGGCTGGTTTGCTGGCAACGGTTACTGGGTCATTGGTGATGCCAGCCAGTGTCGTCACTGCGCCATTGGTTGAAACAAAGCGCAAACAGTTGTTTCCGTTATCAGACACGACAAAGCCGCCCAAGGCATAAATGATATACTCGGGCGAATAAAAGGTGGCTTGGAAACCATTGTTGCGGTTATCGTATCCCTGCAAACCTGCCGCACTGCCAGCCAATG contains these protein-coding regions:
- a CDS encoding Ig-like domain-containing protein; this translates as MKLKIILAVLLSVFVTMEALAQQVDTVIGSGLWEPMSAVVGPDQNIYVANSASNRIVKYIPGSAVMTTLAGSAAGLQGYDNRNNGFQATFYSPEYIIYALGGFVVSDNGNNCLRFVSTNGAVTTLAGITNDPVTVASKPANHLAITNTAMLTYLNAPSGLAVDNDTNIFIADSGHGAIRVLMVDGNIKTLATGLFRPSAVAVGNNGDIWVADTLNNVIRVIHTTGTGTNITTTSVDLIAGQVGISGANDSEYATNATFSAPSGLLWMGGVTGLLVSDKKNNTIRQVVWDANLGAYSVRTLAGAAGQSGLVNGALTAARFSSPSGLSKDTLNGGVLVADRANNAIRRIQMMAAQPPAPAPTIGFVRYTAAGKIILFTFTSVVLNNDDDEIIAIQKQADVNAYYTVGPTPSDPFDTTSIPDPAPPAIGTPAPDLDVDASTAPSPLLRPPPYPDVILKARCVSVGRLPSAVVQARIIFQVAAPTIIGDNAAYFTVTNQTAGAQIFYTVNGQEPVFGETTNNFYLRDIRQALTLNMGTNQSLTFKIRGFKRVSLAATNDIYLPSDIVTKTFDATRASGNQISFGFASGEASSVFIGAPGQLFQVPVTLSLAGTPAVYSLGFDLAITNANGSTPAVSSNLNFNSCLLEKVIINGAERYRTIVPQFVLHDVALNPTGYNSNLLAVAWLETRTFTNLYNTFQQDLITYSGARINLFEKKDGKIILGSFTFQIPTNALSTAAYQIQVLNASASSDWNTGFDIIAPTNGALHEGVINSVKEITMGIQDYIVGDISNFRWFNAGDFGDRRLTMDDVHQTFMAAMNPPGHNLNRPVPGSDFFDAMDSSNGHVNPAALAATNIVIDGILTGDGFIDVDDIYVTLRRSLDPNVGWVARFWSNGIRQSILVSNALVKPTFPTNAFAKMPQHAPQQTLQLTGNESVEVVAGDSVAGGATVSIPIYVVVNGVLPVRHIMMNALVKPFSGTPELSQPPQFQFAATGLLAPAMYEYTDASGYGAVWVDAANSVPGLAAGTNLLGTLVVTLPTGFPADGGYSVSFEHFSASPNGIGLFPKTMQKGHINPQNYKAPCDYTLSANQTNLSYNAQTGSVIVTTTSGCSWVAVVDPTCTNWVTITAGASGTNSDTVAYSVASNGGPSRRGLIYVEGTNYVIFQAASPAPSITSQPANLTVWQNDTASFSVTATGAAPLAYQWHWQGTSGSGSSPNWTNQTLVFTNTSLGYAGSVWVVVTNAYGVVTSAVASLIVTPLPPPAITSQPTNLTIWQGDTANFNVAVTGAGPLTYQWYWQGTGGIGTSTNWTNATLVINNVPLNYAGSLWALVSNPYGAVTSAVATLTVNPIPPPIITSQPTNVTVWQGETAHFSVVATGAAPLTYQWYWRSASGGGNLPVSTNQIYAPTNVSSGYNGSLWAVVYNAYGSVTSSVVTLLVMSDTQGPLITINGYTNMQTVTRSDITLSGTVTDTGRGDHGVYMVEVSASIGYYLFTNLNVTGSNTFLLNCHETLMPGTNSIRVKAWDTLGNATSDTINIVLKSAENSRPTMFIKSPANGARVSTNLVTVSGTANDAGGVGDVWYLINGKYPLTLATGTTNWSLQFGPMAGTNTVVVYVFDRSGNYNGLQFSIFNAITNVLTVTANGTGTVSPNLNGKKLEIGKFNSMTALPGKNWLFSNWVAQAGTGAVTVATIKPACTFQMVSNLTLTANFVTNLFIPRKGDYLGSFFPVTTNGGVDYANVDFTNSGAVKLSLTDKGTFTGQLLHQGTTYPFAGAFNLNGQTVCTVLRGKQAGLQVKLALETGAMGIKGAVGVTNGWESELLADQQWLTVKTNQFQGTYSLVNTNLGTLTVKVLPTGSTTVSGKLADKTVVSQSTGISTNGDLVVYQSLYSTKGMILGRILVSNLNTGNLHWQKLPDTKDKQGFSRDISVTVQR